In Schistosoma mansoni, WGS project CABG00000000 data, supercontig 1651, strain Puerto Rico, whole genome shotgun sequence, a single window of DNA contains:
- a CDS encoding XP_018644822.1, translating to MKSLKQHYRFKYLFQDKPSFLCLICKTSVILTHFNVSLKQNLIHKLSSVKNF from the coding sequence ATGAAATCATTGAAACAACATTACCGTTTCAAGTACCTATTTCAGGATAAACCATCATTTTTATGCTTAATATGTAAGACAAGTGTAATATTAACtcatttcaatgtttcattaaaacaaaatctaATCCATAAATTGTCTTCCGtaaaaaatttttaa